Within the Burkholderia sp. NRF60-BP8 genome, the region TGCCCCTCGCCGGCTGCGGCGGTGGCGGCGGCGACGGCAGCAACCCGTCTTCTTCCAACGCGGCGCCTGCCCCGGCCCCGGCACCGACGCCCGCTCCCGCGCCCGCCCCGACCACCCCGCCCGCGTCGTCCGGCAGCAATGCGTGCACGTCGCAGCAGGCCGCCGTGCAGATGGCCGCGCAGGCCACACCGATCGAGCCGCCGGTCGATCACCTGATCGTCAAGCTGAAGACGCTGACGGCCACGCGTGCGATGGCGGCCGTCGACAACGGCTCGCGACTCGACGCGGTGATCCAGCGCGCGATGACGCGCTGGACGGCACCGGTGACCGGCAGCGCACGCGCGTACGCGAGCACGGTCCCGCAAACGCCGGTGAACGTGCAGGTCGAGCGGACGATCTCGAACGGCGCGGCCGTGCTGTCGCTCGGCCAGCGCATGGCCGCCGCCGATGCCGCCGCGCTCGCGCAGGCGTTCGCGGCCGACAGCGACGTCGACTACGCGGAACCGGATCACCCGATGCAGATCCGCGACACGCCGAGCGATCCGCTCTACAACCAGCAGTGGTACCTGTCCGACCCGACCGCCGGCATCGACATGCCGCCCGCGTGGAACGTGACCAAGGGTTCGCCGACCGTCGTCACGGCCGTGCTCGACACCGGCTACCGGCCGCACGGCGACCTCGTCGGCAACCTGATACAGCAAGGCTACAGCTTCATCAGCAACGTCCACACCAGCAACAACGGCTCGACGCGCGGCCCGGACGCAACCGATCCGGGCGACTGGGTCACGCAGCAGGAACTGGACGACGCCAACGGCCCCTACTATCACTGCGCGAGCCAGCCGAGCAACAGCAGTTGGCACGGCACGCGCGTGATGGGCGTGATCGGCGCGACGGCCAACAACGGCACCGGTGTCGCCGGCGTGTCGTGGCTCGGCCAGATCCTGCCGGTGCGCGTGCTCGGCAAGTGCGGCGGCGTGACGAGCGACATCGCCGACGGCATGCGCTGGGCAGCCGGCATTCCCGTCAACGGCGTGCCGAACAATCCGAATCCCGCGAAGATCATCAACCTGAGCCTCGGCGGGGTCGGCGCATGCAGCACGACGTTCCAGCAGGCGATCGACGACGTGACCGCGAAGGGCGTGACCGTGGTCGTCGCGGCCGGCAACGACGGCCTGTCGACCGGGCTCGACCAGCCCGCGAACTGCCGCGGCGTGATCACCGTCGGCGCGACCGATGCGACGGGCCGCCGCGCATCGTTCAGCAACTTCGGCGCCGATGTCGCGCTGAGCGCACCGGGCGTCAACATCCTGTCGACGTCGAACACCGGCACGACGACGCCGGGCGCCGACACCTATGGCCTCGCGAACGGCACCAGCCTCGCGACACCGCAGGTGACGGGGGCCGCCGCGCTGATGCTGTCGGTGAACGGCAATCTCACGCCCGCGCAGATCCTGCAGAAGCTGCAAGGCGGCACGCGCGCGGCGAAGCTGGCGGCCGGCACGTCGTGCACGGCGCTGCCGGCAGGCTCGGGCATCCTCGATGCAGGGGCCGCCGTCGCGACCGCGAACCGGTAACCCGCACCTCGTTCGAAGCGGCCGCGCGCATGCCGACATGGCACGCGCGCGGCCGTTTCGTGACGGGCTGTCGCGCACGCCCGCGAACCTGCATCGGCACGATCGAGTATCCCGAAAAAACGCCTGAAAAAAGGGCCGACAAAAGGGTTGACGCTTCGCACGACGAGCCATTACCATCGCTCCCGTCTAATTACATGGAGTGTTCTGTGAACACCGATGCGAGTTGTAGTTGGTGTCCGACCAACTTGACTGCTGCCTGAGGAAAACGCGCAGAGCCTCGTCTTCTGCCGCATCCCGGGAAGCAGGATGCGGCGCCCTTCCGGCCTGATTACCGGCCAGATCCCCCGCCGAATTTTCGATGTTGTCGAATGCACGCGACGCACCGTCGCGCGTGTGCGTTCGCGTTGCGCGCGGCATCGGCCGCGTGCGCTCTCCGTTCGCGTGCCGTCCGGCCGCGCGCCTCGTTGCGCGCGCCGCTGCCGATCGCCCGTGCCGACTATCCGCAACCGACAGGAGTGCAGATGAACTCAGACGACAGTAGTCGATTACCGCTCGCCGGTGCGACGCTGCGCATCGACACGCCGTCCGCATCGTGCGCGCCGGCGAGCGTTCCCGCCTTTACCGATCTTACCGATCCACAGCCGATCGCGCCTGACGCGACGCGGCGGGGAGCGCTCGTGCGTCGATAACGTCACGGTCGCTCCCCGCCCGCCGCCTCGTGCGCAAGGAGCGATTCATGACGAAACGACACGACACCTCGCACAAGAAACAGCGCGGCTTCATCAAGGCCGGCGCCGGCCAGCAGAACGACCCGCGCATCATGCGCGCCGCGCAGGAAGCGGCCCGCCCGCTCGAAGCCACGCTGAAGTCGCTGCACACCAGCACGCGCGGCCTCACCTACGACCAGGCCGCCGACCGCCTGCAGCATTACGGGCCGAACGAAATCGCGCACGACAAGCCGCCGCACTGGAGCCGCCAGCTGCTGCTCTCGTTCCACAACCCGTTCGTCTACGTGCTGCTGGTGCTGGCCGCCATCAGCTTCTGCACCGACGTCTACTTCGCGGCCCCCGACGATCGCGATTACGTCGGCATGACGATCCTGCTGACGATGGTCACGATCAGCGCGCTGCTGCGCTTCGTGCAGGAGTTCCGCTCGCTGCGCGCGGCCGAGAAGCTCAAGGCGATGGTCCGCACGACGGCGACCGTGCAGCGCGCGGTGACCGACACGGCGGAGCCGGCGCGCCGCGAGGTGCCGATGCGCGAGGTCGTCGTCGGCGACATCGTGCATCTCTCGGCCGGCGACATGATCCCCGCCGACGTGCGCCTGCTCGCGTCGCGCGATCTGTTCATCAGCCAGGCCGTGCTGACCGGCGAGGCGCTGCCCGTCGAGAAGTACGACACGCTCGGCGCGGTGGCCGGCAAATCCGCGAGCACGCATGCGCCCGCCGCGGCCAACGACGCACCGGCGTCGCTGCTCGACATCGAGAACGTCTGCTTCATGGGCACCAACGTCGTCAGCGGCACGGCGACGGCCGTCGTCGTCGCGACCGGCGAAGACACGTACTTCGGCTCGCTCGCGCGCAACGTCGTGAGCCACAAGCGCGTCGAGACGAGCTTCGACCGCGGCGTCGCGAGCGTCAGCTGGCTGCTGATCAAGTTCATGTTCGTGATGGTGCCGATCGTGTTCATGATCAACGGCCTGACCAAGGGCGACTGGCTGAGCGCACTCACGTTCGCCCTCGCGGTGGCCGTCGGCCTGACGCCGGAGATGCTGCCGATGATCGTCAGCGCGAACCTCGCGCGCGGCGCGGTCGCGATGGCGCGCCGCAAGGTCGTCGTCAAGCGGCTGAACTCGGTGCAGAACTTCGGCGCGATGGACGTGCTGTGCACCGACAAGACCGGCACGCTCACGCAGGACAAGATCATCCTCGAACACCACCTCGATCTGTCCGGCCACAAGAACGAGGACATCCTGCGGCTCGGCTGGCTGAACAGCTTCCACCAGAGCGGCCAGAAGAACCTGATCGACATCGCGGTCGTCGCGCGCGCCGACGAGATCGGCGAACGCGTGAAGCCGCAGGGCTACAAGAAGATCGACGAACTGCCGTTCGACTTCGTGCGGCGCCGCCTGTCGGTCGTCGTCGAGGACACGCACGGCACGCACCTGCTGATCTGCAAGGGTGCGGTCGAGGAAATGCTGGCGGTTTCCACGCACGTGCAGGACGAAGACGGCGTGCGCCCGCTCGACTTCGTGGCCCGCAAGCGGTTGCTCGAACAAGCCACCGCGTACAACGAGGACGGTTTCCGCGTGCTCGTGCTCGCCACGCGCACGATCCCGCGCGGCGACGAACGCGCGCAATACCGCACCGCCGACGAACGCGATCTCGTCGTGCGCGGCTTCCTGACCTTCCTCGATCCGCCGAAGGAATCGGCCGCACCGGCGCTGGCCGCGCTGCGCGAGAACGGCGTCGCGGTGAAGGTGCTGACGGGCGACAACCCGACCGTCACGATGAAGGTGTGCCGCCAGGTCGGCCTCGAACCCGGCAAGCCGATGCTCGGCACGGAGATCGAAGCGCTCGACGATGCCACGCTCGCGCAGGTCGTCGAACGCACGACCGTGTTCGCGAAGCTCACGCCGCTGCAGAAGGCGCGCATCGTCAAGGCGCTGCAGGCGAACGGCCACACGGTCGGCTTCCTCGGCGACGGCATCAACGACGCGCCCGCGCTGCGCGACGCCGACGTCGGCATCTCGGTCGACAGCGGCGCCGACATCGCGAAGGAAACCGCCGACATCATCCTGCTCGAAAAGAGCCTGATGGTGCTCGAGGAAGGCGTGATCAAGGGCCGCGAGACGTTCGGCAACATCCTGAAGTACCTGAACATGACCGCCAGCTCGAACTTCGGCAACGTGTTTTCGGTGCTCGTCGCCAGCGCGTTTCTGCCGTGGGAGCCGATGCTCGCGACGCAGCTGCTCGTGCTGAACCTGATCTACGACACGTCGCAAATGCTGCTGCCGTGGGACAAGATGGACCCCGAGTTCCTGAAGAAGCCGCGCAAGTGGGAAGCCGGCAACATCGGCCGC harbors:
- the mgtA gene encoding magnesium-translocating P-type ATPase translates to MTKRHDTSHKKQRGFIKAGAGQQNDPRIMRAAQEAARPLEATLKSLHTSTRGLTYDQAADRLQHYGPNEIAHDKPPHWSRQLLLSFHNPFVYVLLVLAAISFCTDVYFAAPDDRDYVGMTILLTMVTISALLRFVQEFRSLRAAEKLKAMVRTTATVQRAVTDTAEPARREVPMREVVVGDIVHLSAGDMIPADVRLLASRDLFISQAVLTGEALPVEKYDTLGAVAGKSASTHAPAAANDAPASLLDIENVCFMGTNVVSGTATAVVVATGEDTYFGSLARNVVSHKRVETSFDRGVASVSWLLIKFMFVMVPIVFMINGLTKGDWLSALTFALAVAVGLTPEMLPMIVSANLARGAVAMARRKVVVKRLNSVQNFGAMDVLCTDKTGTLTQDKIILEHHLDLSGHKNEDILRLGWLNSFHQSGQKNLIDIAVVARADEIGERVKPQGYKKIDELPFDFVRRRLSVVVEDTHGTHLLICKGAVEEMLAVSTHVQDEDGVRPLDFVARKRLLEQATAYNEDGFRVLVLATRTIPRGDERAQYRTADERDLVVRGFLTFLDPPKESAAPALAALRENGVAVKVLTGDNPTVTMKVCRQVGLEPGKPMLGTEIEALDDATLAQVVERTTVFAKLTPLQKARIVKALQANGHTVGFLGDGINDAPALRDADVGISVDSGADIAKETADIILLEKSLMVLEEGVIKGRETFGNILKYLNMTASSNFGNVFSVLVASAFLPWEPMLATQLLVLNLIYDTSQMLLPWDKMDPEFLKKPRKWEAGNIGRFMLWVGPTSSVFDITTYILMWTVFGAGALYHLNGGSSGQIVMNSGWFIESLVSQTLVVHLLRTQKIPFLQSTASLPVLLSTFTAIAIGCWLPFSPFAQALGFMHLPGTYWLWLAATMVGYIVLAQIVKTIYVRRYKQWF
- a CDS encoding S8 family peptidase: MRAKRFHFALARPAHARMLAGMLSAAALLPLAGCGGGGGDGSNPSSSNAAPAPAPAPTPAPAPAPTTPPASSGSNACTSQQAAVQMAAQATPIEPPVDHLIVKLKTLTATRAMAAVDNGSRLDAVIQRAMTRWTAPVTGSARAYASTVPQTPVNVQVERTISNGAAVLSLGQRMAAADAAALAQAFAADSDVDYAEPDHPMQIRDTPSDPLYNQQWYLSDPTAGIDMPPAWNVTKGSPTVVTAVLDTGYRPHGDLVGNLIQQGYSFISNVHTSNNGSTRGPDATDPGDWVTQQELDDANGPYYHCASQPSNSSWHGTRVMGVIGATANNGTGVAGVSWLGQILPVRVLGKCGGVTSDIADGMRWAAGIPVNGVPNNPNPAKIINLSLGGVGACSTTFQQAIDDVTAKGVTVVVAAGNDGLSTGLDQPANCRGVITVGATDATGRRASFSNFGADVALSAPGVNILSTSNTGTTTPGADTYGLANGTSLATPQVTGAAALMLSVNGNLTPAQILQKLQGGTRAAKLAAGTSCTALPAGSGILDAGAAVATANR